The Chryseobacterium sp. 52 genome includes a region encoding these proteins:
- a CDS encoding signal peptidase — MKTINKLVLALFFFGTLLVKANDEIPPVPGGGGTGGVGPGGAASPIDMYVYLLSIVAIALIIFYTKKFKTQKA; from the coding sequence ATGAAAACTATTAATAAACTAGTACTCGCTCTTTTCTTTTTCGGAACCCTACTGGTCAAGGCAAACGACGAGATTCCACCAGTACCAGGAGGTGGAGGTACCGGAGGAGTAGGACCAGGAGGAGCAGCATCGCCTATTGATATGTATGTTTATCTTCTGTCTATAGTTGCAATTGCACTTATTATATTCTATACAAAGAAATTTAAGACTCAAAAAGCCTAA
- the dtd gene encoding D-aminoacyl-tRNA deacylase — MKIVIQRVSEASVKVDGKIAGEIGKGLMLLVGIDESDEKTDADWLVQKILNLRIFGDEDDKLNLSVKDIAGEILCISQFTLIADYKKGNRPSFIKAAKPDKAIPLFDYFKEEIAQSGLKTESGIFGADMKVSLINDGPVTIVMDSITKN, encoded by the coding sequence ATGAAGATTGTTATACAGAGAGTTTCTGAAGCCAGCGTAAAAGTAGACGGGAAAATTGCAGGTGAAATTGGAAAAGGCTTAATGCTGTTGGTAGGAATTGATGAAAGTGACGAAAAGACAGATGCTGACTGGCTTGTCCAGAAGATTTTAAACCTCAGAATCTTCGGGGATGAGGATGATAAGCTTAATCTTTCTGTAAAAGATATCGCAGGAGAAATTTTGTGCATCAGCCAGTTTACATTGATTGCCGACTACAAAAAAGGCAACCGCCCTTCTTTCATTAAAGCGGCAAAACCGGATAAAGCCATTCCTCTATTCGATTATTTTAAAGAGGAAATAGCACAATCAGGATTAAAGACAGAAAGCGGAATTTTCGGAGCAGATATGAAAGTCTCCCTGATCAATGACGGACCGGTAACTATCGTCATGGATTCAATTACAAAAAATTAA
- a CDS encoding S8 family peptidase has protein sequence MRTKIKFFALFIFGFFLSSGQNPSDKSAKPDANIYVCFSKNINSEKAALNRNSDLAEFVKKHEISFINDLGFSDRKLEEMIKDSRANGNSGESVEKLKRIFKVTISSQSNENAEKLARTLERFPEVEYVSVMSSTPIEPPFIKPFVVTPDLESLQTYLNDNPGINAKYAWSRGITGQNIRIRDVEYGFYKTHEMLANQNSIQLEPGYTPNAGLSGNNYRDHGTAVVSILGSVKDNLGLSGAAYSASQIKGYMEWTTVGYNRASAVSRSINASQAGDIILYEMQTGGKDGQYCPAEYDSVIWDLTKAATDSGIIIIAAAGNGNQNLDDPFYAAYKARGNSGAIIVGAGSPNTTHSKLSFSTFGNRVDVQGWGSNVLAAGYGSYQKYDNDNNRTYNYFSGTSSATPVVASAATLIQSYYYQNTGQYLTPAAMKNLLISTGIPQGGTVVNQKIGPFPNVRNAILQLEGSFKTAAKVQAPLEIKIYPNPATSSIAIHSNEAKKLDFEIINMHGRTVTKGSVSPDEKINTSNLPTGQYIINITEGQRRVVEKFTKL, from the coding sequence ATGAGAACAAAAATTAAATTTTTTGCATTATTTATTTTCGGATTTTTTCTTTCTTCAGGACAGAATCCGTCAGACAAAAGTGCTAAGCCTGATGCTAACATTTATGTATGTTTTTCAAAAAACATCAATTCTGAAAAAGCAGCTCTCAACAGAAATTCAGATTTAGCAGAATTTGTTAAAAAACATGAAATTTCATTCATTAACGACCTTGGTTTCAGTGACCGTAAGCTTGAAGAAATGATCAAAGACAGCAGAGCAAACGGTAATTCGGGAGAATCTGTTGAAAAACTGAAACGCATATTTAAGGTTACTATTTCTTCACAAAGCAATGAAAACGCTGAAAAACTGGCCCGTACTCTTGAAAGGTTCCCTGAAGTAGAATATGTCTCTGTGATGAGCAGTACTCCTATTGAACCGCCATTTATCAAACCATTTGTTGTAACTCCAGATTTAGAAAGTCTACAGACTTATCTCAATGACAATCCGGGAATTAATGCAAAATATGCGTGGTCAAGAGGAATCACAGGCCAAAATATCCGTATCCGTGATGTAGAATACGGATTTTACAAGACTCACGAAATGCTGGCTAATCAAAACTCTATACAATTGGAGCCCGGATACACTCCGAATGCAGGATTGTCAGGTAATAACTACCGGGATCATGGAACTGCTGTAGTGAGTATTCTGGGTTCTGTAAAAGACAATCTGGGACTTTCAGGGGCAGCTTACAGCGCTTCCCAAATAAAGGGTTATATGGAATGGACCACTGTAGGTTACAACAGAGCTTCCGCAGTAAGCAGATCAATTAATGCCTCTCAGGCCGGCGATATTATTTTATATGAAATGCAGACGGGAGGGAAAGATGGCCAGTATTGTCCTGCTGAGTACGACAGTGTCATCTGGGATTTGACAAAAGCAGCTACTGATTCCGGAATTATCATCATTGCAGCAGCAGGGAACGGAAATCAAAATTTGGATGATCCTTTTTATGCCGCTTACAAAGCAAGAGGAAACAGCGGGGCTATCATCGTGGGAGCGGGTTCTCCAAATACAACTCATTCCAAACTGAGTTTCAGTACGTTCGGAAACAGAGTGGATGTACAGGGTTGGGGAAGCAATGTTTTAGCAGCCGGATACGGATCGTATCAAAAATATGATAATGATAATAACAGAACATACAATTACTTTAGCGGGACAAGTTCTGCTACTCCTGTGGTAGCTTCTGCGGCAACATTAATTCAGTCTTACTATTACCAGAACACCGGTCAGTATCTGACTCCTGCTGCAATGAAGAACCTGTTAATATCGACAGGAATTCCTCAGGGCGGTACCGTTGTTAATCAAAAAATAGGACCTTTTCCTAATGTAAGGAATGCCATATTACAACTTGAAGGAAGTTTTAAAACAGCAGCCAAAGTTCAGGCTCCTTTAGAAATTAAAATCTATCCAAATCCGGCTACCAGCTCTATTGCGATTCACAGTAATGAAGCTAAGAAACTCGATTTCGAGATCATCAACATGCATGGACGAACAGTAACAAAAGGTTCTGTTTCACCGGATGAAAAGATCAATACTTCGAATCTGCCGACAGGTCAGTATATCATCAATATTACTGAAGGGCAAAGAAGAGTGGTTGAGAAATTCACCAAATTATAA
- a CDS encoding HIT family protein has translation MSSIFTKIINGEIPSYKIAEDDNFIAFLDAMPLVKGHTLIVPKKEVDLIFDLESEEYKNLWGFAQQIARKIKNAVPCVRVGVAVVGLEVPHAHIHLIPLNKMEDMNFRNERLKLTDEEYKEIQHSIINS, from the coding sequence ATGAGCAGTATATTCACAAAAATCATTAACGGCGAAATCCCCTCATACAAAATTGCCGAGGATGATAATTTTATAGCATTCCTGGACGCAATGCCTTTAGTGAAAGGACATACACTGATCGTTCCTAAAAAAGAAGTAGATCTGATCTTTGATCTGGAAAGTGAAGAATATAAGAACCTTTGGGGATTTGCCCAGCAGATCGCCAGGAAAATCAAAAATGCAGTTCCCTGCGTAAGAGTAGGAGTTGCTGTAGTAGGACTTGAAGTTCCTCATGCCCATATCCATCTCATTCCCTTAAACAAGATGGAAGACATGAACTTCAGAAATGAAAGACTTAAATTAACAGACGAAGAATATAAAGAGATCCAACACTCAATTATTAATTCTTAA
- a CDS encoding DUF2182 domain-containing protein — protein sequence MKTSKRIRYSISIAILAISALFWVILLFNPGGIMTVKHCHVTLEGPSKASLQMMLQMNPVSDLMIGWTLMVLAMMLPKLISPVQYIYEHSFKNRRFWSALLFIFGYTAVWIVMGFFMNAVIVGLNLLLPNSYIPALGVGIIAIIWQFSPIKQRCLNRGHDHVALAAFGSQADRDAFMFGIMHGVWCVGAGWALMLFPMLLPAGHNLAMIVVTFIMISEHMEHPRFPRWHFSFRVKLLRVIIAQTKVNLKSALKLH from the coding sequence ATGAAAACCTCAAAAAGGATCCGTTATTCTATAAGTATAGCGATTCTGGCCATAAGTGCTTTATTTTGGGTAATTCTGCTGTTTAATCCGGGGGGTATCATGACAGTGAAACATTGTCATGTAACTCTTGAAGGACCATCGAAGGCTTCTCTTCAGATGATGCTGCAGATGAATCCTGTTTCTGATCTGATGATAGGCTGGACACTGATGGTATTGGCGATGATGCTGCCCAAATTGATTTCACCCGTCCAGTATATTTATGAGCACAGTTTCAAAAACCGCCGGTTCTGGTCTGCATTGCTTTTTATATTTGGATATACTGCAGTATGGATTGTTATGGGATTTTTTATGAATGCTGTGATTGTAGGTTTAAATCTGTTGTTACCAAATTCTTACATTCCTGCATTAGGAGTTGGGATTATTGCCATCATTTGGCAGTTTTCTCCAATCAAGCAAAGGTGTCTGAATCGGGGGCATGACCATGTTGCACTTGCAGCTTTTGGTTCACAGGCAGACCGGGACGCATTCATGTTCGGAATTATGCACGGCGTATGGTGTGTAGGAGCAGGGTGGGCACTGATGTTGTTCCCAATGCTGCTGCCAGCCGGACATAATCTGGCCATGATTGTTGTTACCTTTATTATGATCAGTGAACATATGGAGCATCCGAGGTTTCCCCGATGGCATTTCAGCTTTCGTGTGAAACTCCTGCGTGTTATCATTGCCCAGACAAAAGTCAATCTGAAATCAGCATTGAAATTACACTGA
- a CDS encoding tyrosinase family protein, translating into MAKFTRKNAWEKNGTFDNPDLLWYAKAVAVMQSRALNDENSWWFFAAMHGEQMGGAKFPNWNVLPGPPNVPTTPLPDTDTMNKYWNQCQHQSWYFAPWHRGYLIALEEQIRQAVISLGGPEEWALPYWNYLGSGDQYKIPPAFTQKTLPDGKTPNPLYVTARYGPKNDGNIYVVIPPLSEACQGNTIYTGSNSATSKPGYGGPETKFSHDGGLSGNLESNPHNMVHVQVGGNDGLMSDPDSAGLDPIFYLHHCNIDRMWAAWNVKNHNPINPLWLGGPALYGEREFIMPLPDNKAWVYTPEEMTSLAKLDYTYDDLAPTTAPLVEKTLSQRLTKLGAQSTENIQEQNMDLGNNSELVGANAGQVQIDGSGAKTTVKLESSSWKNVPNSLMKASVSNLPDQVYLQLENVKGTRDANILSVSVNHQLAGHVSLFGLRNASNKDGHNGGTGLTFILNITDIIDNLFINNQLDISDLDVTILPDNIIPAEEKITVGRVSIYREEQQL; encoded by the coding sequence ATGGCTAAGTTTACAAGAAAAAATGCGTGGGAGAAGAACGGTACTTTTGATAATCCGGATCTTTTATGGTATGCAAAAGCAGTAGCGGTTATGCAGTCCCGTGCTTTGAATGATGAAAACAGCTGGTGGTTCTTTGCAGCGATGCATGGTGAACAAATGGGAGGTGCTAAATTTCCAAACTGGAATGTTCTTCCCGGCCCGCCAAACGTTCCAACCACTCCACTTCCTGACACCGATACGATGAATAAATATTGGAACCAGTGTCAGCATCAAAGCTGGTATTTTGCGCCTTGGCACAGAGGCTATCTTATTGCTTTGGAAGAGCAGATCCGTCAGGCTGTGATCAGTTTAGGTGGTCCTGAAGAATGGGCACTTCCATATTGGAATTATCTGGGATCAGGTGATCAATACAAGATACCTCCTGCTTTTACACAGAAAACTCTTCCGGACGGGAAAACACCTAATCCTTTGTATGTAACCGCAAGATACGGTCCTAAAAACGATGGAAATATTTATGTAGTAATTCCGCCATTATCTGAGGCGTGTCAGGGAAATACCATCTACACAGGAAGTAATTCTGCGACTTCAAAACCTGGTTATGGAGGACCGGAAACAAAGTTTTCACATGACGGAGGATTGAGTGGTAATCTTGAAAGCAATCCCCATAATATGGTGCATGTACAGGTAGGAGGAAACGACGGACTGATGTCTGATCCGGATTCGGCAGGACTAGATCCTATTTTCTATCTTCACCACTGTAATATCGACAGAATGTGGGCAGCCTGGAATGTGAAAAACCATAACCCGATTAATCCACTGTGGCTGGGAGGCCCGGCACTATATGGTGAAAGAGAATTTATCATGCCTTTGCCTGATAATAAGGCCTGGGTATATACTCCTGAAGAGATGACCAGCCTGGCCAAGCTTGATTATACCTATGATGATCTTGCTCCAACAACCGCACCTTTAGTGGAAAAAACACTTTCCCAAAGATTGACTAAATTAGGGGCACAATCAACTGAAAACATACAGGAACAGAATATGGACTTAGGAAACAATTCAGAACTTGTGGGAGCTAATGCCGGACAGGTTCAAATAGACGGATCGGGAGCAAAAACTACAGTTAAGCTAGAAAGCAGCTCCTGGAAAAATGTACCAAACAGTTTGATGAAAGCTTCCGTATCCAACTTACCGGATCAGGTGTATCTTCAGCTGGAAAATGTAAAAGGAACCAGAGATGCCAATATTCTTAGCGTTTCTGTAAACCATCAGCTTGCCGGACATGTTTCTCTTTTCGGATTGCGTAATGCTTCTAATAAAGACGGACATAATGGCGGAACAGGGCTTACCTTTATTCTTAATATTACAGACATTATCGATAACCTGTTCATTAATAATCAGCTTGATATTAGTGATCTGGATGTAACCATCCTTCCGGATAATATAATTCCTGCAGAAGAAAAAATTACAGTAGGCCGCGTAAGTATCTATCGTGAAGAACAACAGCTATGA
- a CDS encoding peroxiredoxin family protein: MKKIYILSAVLAAFSLQAQFTVTVQAPAEFKDQDAILYTLSGSKDIIVTKEQSKNNTWTFKNPTNYMGMMKVYFPTSNNAVSFVSENKNVSIKLDVQNGKIKDVAYLDEVNDIMSKQQEGSQKKELILPALAQIKEYYKDNTEFGKALKTEIDRLSGTSNGVDAAKHPFISYYNTNYSKFLSNSTDPAKKVSPEDIVNFLDKSNDMLESSSLLRPVLVSYLNSGGNTNVAGSVDTLLDRLKVETPRGQTVLSELIDIFDAYDMEEFKIKYLTLAKNLKCTINDRLATTLKSNANVEMGAAFPNIKFQSPANTSAKSLYDVKADKKVIVFWSSTCSHCESELPQLLAKYNDLKAKNIQIVGLSLDTDKSSYTQKIAAFPWINDSELRGWNSSYVDMYNVHATPTYFILDANNKIINKPDHVGDVLEYFKLK; this comes from the coding sequence ATGAAAAAGATATATATATTATCTGCAGTATTAGCTGCATTTTCTTTGCAGGCACAGTTTACGGTTACAGTCCAGGCTCCTGCTGAATTTAAAGATCAGGATGCTATCTTATATACATTAAGCGGTTCGAAAGATATAATCGTTACCAAAGAACAGAGTAAGAACAATACATGGACTTTCAAAAACCCAACTAATTATATGGGGATGATGAAAGTGTATTTTCCAACCTCTAATAATGCGGTGAGTTTTGTTTCTGAAAATAAAAACGTGAGTATAAAACTGGATGTTCAGAATGGGAAGATCAAAGATGTTGCCTATCTGGATGAAGTTAATGATATAATGAGCAAACAGCAGGAAGGTTCTCAGAAAAAAGAACTTATTCTTCCCGCATTGGCACAGATCAAAGAATATTATAAAGACAATACCGAATTCGGAAAAGCTCTGAAAACTGAAATAGACAGACTTTCCGGGACCAGCAATGGGGTAGATGCCGCAAAGCACCCGTTTATTTCGTATTATAATACCAATTACAGTAAGTTTCTTTCTAATTCTACAGATCCTGCTAAAAAAGTGAGTCCGGAAGATATTGTGAACTTCCTGGATAAATCTAATGATATGCTTGAGTCTTCTTCTCTTTTAAGACCTGTTTTGGTATCATATCTTAACTCCGGAGGTAATACTAATGTTGCAGGTTCAGTAGACACCCTTTTAGACCGTTTGAAAGTAGAAACACCAAGAGGGCAGACTGTTTTGTCTGAACTTATTGATATTTTTGATGCCTATGATATGGAAGAATTTAAAATCAAATATCTTACGCTTGCAAAAAATCTTAAGTGCACCATTAATGACAGACTAGCAACGACTTTAAAATCCAATGCTAATGTTGAAATGGGCGCAGCATTCCCGAACATTAAATTTCAGTCGCCGGCAAATACATCTGCAAAATCTCTTTATGATGTAAAAGCGGATAAGAAAGTGATTGTTTTCTGGTCGTCTACATGTTCACACTGTGAAAGTGAACTGCCTCAGCTTTTAGCAAAGTATAATGATTTAAAAGCAAAAAATATTCAGATTGTAGGATTGTCTTTAGATACAGATAAGAGCTCATATACTCAGAAAATTGCTGCATTTCCTTGGATCAACGATTCAGAATTAAGAGGATGGAACAGCAGTTATGTAGATATGTACAATGTTCATGCAACTCCGACTTATTTTATTTTAGATGCTAACAATAAGATAATCAATAAACCAGATCACGTTGGTGATGTTTTGGAATATTTTAAGCTAAAATAA
- a CDS encoding T9SS type A sorting domain-containing protein, whose translation MRKSLFAIGLLAISYSVQAQVLCHVDTNANMYVSEGTLVYSGGGVQTRGNGLLDVHGNVMVVGTAGDAFKTIDTGGGDKTDGGNIILRLNTPTATDDVSTYGQLYVDGLNQGQITGVVSKEFRTKKHGDVNFYQQVAMPFSGKVLNTLSTELGKTFGNVRRSRNEILKWNNTAAVADFTDLLAPTSDGTTYYMLGSANNNLDTSSALHTINGRPYTTLVSNATLQNGGNVTFGAGGNAINGYNERYNTYLQDQFEVSITPWGNTYGKNIYQFGNPFLTNLDLSRIGYAEAGGTGGIGDGNNISNIWGVRYDPGTVTVGSQGNTYSSGALITTYAVGTRIPVGDVDVVIKPMQTFVLKLRDNTAQTLNFNTLRRFNKTSRAANVDYSVTAAKNGGKSIDGTVKQLGVIGLDVDGNEIARTYYVVSPNFTTGHQTSIATTVQATSTSENIIGTFEEALNGGYDTNYTGQYWLYINEANESNFTGKNVKLVNYKTDKVKSYKFEIREDGELVPAGTHLLSAGIGFYYKASNGTVQQAKQGGIAPNAVASYDLYYGEPNNVVLGTKDTNTPSRTMVVYNPEITNYIVRFDPNWKKADIEVYDMSGKLVISKKAVDASRDFVIELNGAVKNSYVVKIVSDKGETVNTKILK comes from the coding sequence ATGAGAAAAAGTTTATTTGCTATAGGTCTTTTAGCAATTAGTTACTCTGTTCAGGCGCAGGTACTATGTCACGTTGACACTAATGCTAATATGTATGTGAGCGAAGGCACCCTAGTTTACAGCGGTGGAGGTGTACAGACAAGAGGTAATGGCCTTTTGGATGTTCACGGAAACGTTATGGTTGTTGGTACAGCCGGAGATGCTTTTAAGACAATTGACACTGGCGGTGGAGATAAAACCGATGGTGGAAATATTATTTTAAGGCTTAATACTCCCACTGCTACTGACGACGTATCTACTTACGGACAGCTATATGTTGATGGTTTAAACCAGGGACAGATTACTGGTGTCGTAAGTAAAGAATTCAGAACCAAGAAACATGGAGATGTTAATTTTTATCAGCAGGTGGCAATGCCTTTCTCTGGTAAAGTTTTAAATACATTGTCCACAGAACTTGGTAAAACATTTGGAAATGTAAGAAGAAGTAGAAACGAAATCTTAAAATGGAACAATACAGCAGCTGTTGCTGATTTTACAGATTTACTTGCTCCTACAAGTGATGGTACCACATACTATATGCTGGGATCTGCCAATAATAATTTGGACACAAGTAGTGCACTTCATACGATTAATGGTCGTCCTTATACTACATTGGTTAGTAACGCAACTCTTCAAAATGGAGGAAATGTTACTTTCGGTGCAGGAGGAAATGCTATTAACGGATACAATGAAAGATATAACACTTATCTTCAGGATCAGTTTGAAGTTTCAATTACTCCTTGGGGAAATACATACGGTAAAAATATCTACCAGTTTGGAAATCCTTTCTTAACTAATCTAGACCTTTCAAGAATAGGATATGCAGAAGCTGGAGGTACCGGAGGAATTGGTGATGGAAATAATATTTCTAATATTTGGGGCGTAAGATACGATCCGGGGACTGTAACAGTAGGGTCTCAGGGGAATACTTATAGTAGTGGAGCATTAATCACAACTTATGCAGTAGGTACAAGAATTCCTGTTGGTGATGTAGATGTAGTCATCAAACCAATGCAGACTTTTGTTCTGAAATTAAGAGATAATACTGCCCAGACACTAAATTTCAATACTTTAAGAAGATTTAACAAAACCTCAAGAGCTGCAAACGTTGATTACAGTGTTACTGCTGCAAAAAATGGGGGTAAAAGTATTGACGGAACTGTAAAACAGCTTGGTGTTATTGGCTTAGATGTTGATGGAAATGAAATTGCGAGAACTTATTACGTAGTTTCGCCTAATTTTACTACAGGGCATCAAACTTCTATAGCAACTACAGTTCAGGCAACATCTACAAGTGAAAACATAATCGGTACATTTGAAGAAGCTTTAAATGGAGGATATGATACAAACTATACAGGACAATATTGGTTATACATCAATGAGGCCAATGAAAGTAACTTTACTGGTAAAAATGTTAAACTGGTAAATTACAAAACTGATAAAGTTAAATCCTACAAATTCGAAATAAGAGAAGACGGAGAATTAGTTCCTGCAGGAACTCACTTACTGTCTGCGGGTATTGGCTTCTACTATAAAGCATCAAACGGTACCGTACAGCAGGCAAAACAGGGAGGTATTGCACCTAACGCTGTTGCATCTTATGATTTATATTATGGTGAACCAAATAATGTAGTATTAGGAACAAAGGATACCAATACACCTTCAAGAACAATGGTGGTATACAATCCGGAAATTACTAACTATATTGTTAGATTCGATCCAAACTGGAAAAAAGCAGATATTGAAGTTTATGATATGAGCGGTAAACTGGTTATCTCTAAAAAGGCAGTTGATGCATCTAGGGATTTTGTAATTGAGCTTAACGGCGCTGTTAAAAATTCTTATGTTGTAAAAATTGTTTCTGATAAAGGAGAAACCGTTAACACTAAAATCTTAAAATAA
- a CDS encoding ACT domain-containing protein: protein MSGEKDLGKLLKSMKPKHNPGDYVFCTTTSTDHLNLTDVEMFFREDEGFTVILKKETAERFNLEYAVVMSWITLTIHSSLEAVGLTAAFSKALSESGISCNVVAAYYHDHIFVNTKDTVKAIEVLKQLSE from the coding sequence ATGAGTGGAGAAAAAGATTTAGGGAAGCTTTTAAAAAGTATGAAGCCCAAACACAATCCGGGTGACTATGTTTTTTGTACGACGACAAGTACAGACCATTTAAACCTGACCGATGTTGAAATGTTTTTTAGAGAAGACGAGGGGTTTACTGTTATTCTAAAAAAAGAAACCGCAGAGAGATTCAACCTGGAATATGCTGTAGTCATGTCATGGATAACACTGACTATACATTCTTCACTGGAAGCGGTGGGTTTAACAGCGGCTTTTTCAAAAGCTCTTTCTGAGAGTGGCATAAGCTGTAATGTAGTGGCAGCCTATTATCATGACCACATTTTTGTGAATACAAAAGATACCGTAAAAGCCATCGAAGTGCTGAAACAATTATCAGAATAA
- the greA gene encoding transcription elongation factor GreA, giving the protein MASYVTKEGQEKMKAELEKLETIERPKITQQIAEARDKGDLSENAEYDAAKEAQGMLEMRISKLKDVIATSKIIDESQLDTSKVSILTTVKLKNNATNLEQVFTLVPDNESDLKTGRISVNTPIAKGLLGKVIGETADITLPNGNKLSFEVLDITL; this is encoded by the coding sequence ATGGCAAGCTATGTAACAAAGGAGGGACAAGAGAAAATGAAAGCTGAGCTGGAAAAGTTAGAAACTATAGAAAGACCAAAAATCACTCAGCAAATTGCAGAAGCAAGAGATAAAGGTGATTTATCTGAAAATGCAGAATATGATGCAGCTAAAGAGGCTCAGGGTATGCTTGAAATGAGAATTTCCAAGCTTAAAGACGTTATCGCTACTTCCAAGATCATAGATGAAAGTCAATTAGATACTTCAAAGGTTTCAATCCTTACTACTGTAAAACTTAAAAACAATGCAACAAACCTGGAGCAGGTGTTTACATTGGTACCGGATAATGAAAGCGACCTTAAAACAGGAAGGATTTCTGTCAATACACCTATCGCAAAAGGATTACTTGGAAAAGTAATTGGCGAAACAGCAGACATTACATTACCCAACGGAAACAAACTGTCTTTCGAAGTATTAGACATCACTCTATAA
- the clpX gene encoding ATP-dependent Clp protease ATP-binding subunit ClpX produces the protein MNSNQCSFCGRKRNEVQMLISGQSGFICENCIEQAHVIVKDSVSKTVSSPAESIDELKKPKEIKEFLNQYVIGQDQAKKQLSIAVYNHYKRLLHAKDENREVELEKSNIIMIGETGTGKTLLAKTIARELNVPFCIVDATILTEAGYVGEDVESILSRLLMVADYDVEKAERGIVFIDEIDKIARKSDNPSITRDVSGEGVQQGLLKLLEGSIVNVPPQGGRKHPDQKYIQVNTQNILFIAGGAFDGIKEIIERRMNKQAIGFSSEKINKTDEDEYILTHINAIDLRSFGLIPELLGRFPIITYLDKLTKETMVRIMKEPKNSIINQFVELFKMDGANLVFTDGAIDKIVEETIEKGLGARGLRGTTEKVLEDYMFSIGEEKEIILTEDNIFVNK, from the coding sequence ATGAATTCAAACCAATGTTCTTTCTGCGGCAGAAAAAGAAATGAAGTACAGATGCTTATTTCAGGGCAGAGTGGCTTTATCTGTGAAAACTGCATCGAACAGGCACACGTTATTGTAAAAGACAGTGTTTCTAAAACGGTGTCTTCTCCGGCAGAAAGTATAGACGAACTAAAGAAACCGAAAGAAATTAAAGAATTTCTTAACCAATATGTGATTGGACAGGATCAGGCAAAAAAACAGCTTTCCATTGCAGTCTACAATCATTACAAAAGACTCCTTCACGCTAAGGACGAAAACAGAGAAGTAGAGCTTGAAAAATCGAATATCATCATGATAGGCGAAACAGGTACAGGAAAAACGCTTCTGGCAAAAACCATTGCAAGAGAACTTAATGTTCCGTTTTGTATCGTAGATGCTACTATTCTTACGGAAGCCGGTTATGTAGGAGAGGATGTGGAAAGTATCCTTTCAAGATTACTGATGGTTGCCGATTATGATGTGGAAAAAGCGGAAAGAGGAATTGTATTTATTGATGAGATCGATAAAATTGCAAGAAAATCAGACAACCCAAGTATTACGAGAGACGTTTCCGGAGAAGGGGTACAGCAGGGATTACTGAAGCTTCTGGAAGGAAGTATTGTAAATGTTCCGCCTCAGGGAGGAAGAAAACATCCGGATCAGAAATATATTCAGGTAAATACCCAGAACATTCTGTTTATTGCAGGAGGTGCTTTTGACGGTATTAAAGAGATTATTGAAAGAAGAATGAACAAACAGGCGATTGGGTTCAGTTCTGAAAAGATCAATAAGACCGATGAAGACGAATATATATTAACACATATTAATGCAATTGATCTCCGTTCTTTTGGATTAATTCCTGAACTTTTAGGTAGGTTTCCCATCATTACTTACCTTGATAAACTGACCAAAGAAACCATGGTTAGAATCATGAAAGAGCCTAAGAATTCTATCATCAATCAGTTTGTAGAACTCTTCAAAATGGACGGTGCGAACCTTGTTTTCACAGACGGTGCCATTGACAAAATCGTAGAAGAAACTATTGAAAAAGGATTGGGGGCCAGAGGATTAAGAGGAACAACAGAAAAGGTACTGGAAGACTATATGTTTTCAATAGGTGAAGAGAAAGAAATCATATTAACAGAGGATAATATTTTTGTTAATAAATAA